A single window of Cyanobium sp. AMD-g DNA harbors:
- a CDS encoding DUF2555 domain-containing protein, with the protein MVDSSLSITPERLAAFDDASIAELARRLEEDDYPTPFAGLADWHLLRALAIHRPDLIQPYVHLVDQEPFDEE; encoded by the coding sequence TTGGTTGATTCCAGCCTGTCCATCACCCCCGAGCGGCTCGCGGCCTTCGACGACGCGTCCATCGCCGAACTGGCCCGTCGCCTCGAGGAGGACGACTACCCGACACCGTTCGCTGGCCTCGCCGACTGGCACCTGCTGCGGGCCCTGGCGATCCACCGACCCGACCTGATCCAGCCCTACGTCCATCTGGTGGATCAGGAACCGTTCGATGAGGAGTGA
- the coaBC gene encoding bifunctional phosphopantothenoylcysteine decarboxylase/phosphopantothenate--cysteine ligase CoaBC yields MRSETQPVSLEGPSDPLAGRRVLVLISGSIAAVKLPLLVSALVQRGALVRCVLSPSAERLVSAVALASLSRAPCHVESDQWSHRAARPLHIELAEWAEVVLLAPLSATSLARWVHGLADTLLASTLIACEAPVLAAPAMNSAMWAAPAVRRNWRELQGWERVLPLEPGSGLLACDRVGDGRMAAPELLLLALESLLVAGCRRDWRGRRLLVSAGPTREPLDPARCLTNPSTGRMGVLLAQAARLRGATVDLVHGPLAVDPAWLEGLQCHAVVTAAEMEAALERLQGGADAIAMAAAVADHRRRAPQAAKLPKQALAEALRSEWEAVPDLLAGLVQRRPPAQAILGFAAQSGEVLQEAQAKFARKGCDLLFANPIDRAGAGFGAASNEGWLLGPRERQRHFGPTGKLALAHALLSALAEAMALRAPVQATADP; encoded by the coding sequence ATGAGGAGTGAGACCCAGCCGGTCTCCCTTGAGGGCCCCAGCGATCCGCTCGCCGGGCGGCGGGTGCTGGTCCTGATCAGCGGCAGTATCGCGGCGGTCAAGCTGCCCCTGCTGGTCAGCGCGCTCGTGCAGCGGGGCGCCCTGGTGCGCTGTGTGCTCAGCCCCAGCGCCGAGCGGTTGGTGAGCGCCGTGGCCCTGGCAAGCCTCAGCCGTGCCCCCTGCCACGTCGAGTCCGACCAGTGGAGCCACCGGGCGGCCCGGCCCCTGCACATCGAGCTGGCCGAGTGGGCCGAGGTGGTGCTGCTGGCTCCCCTCAGTGCCACCAGCCTGGCCCGCTGGGTGCATGGCCTGGCCGACACCCTGCTGGCCAGCACCCTGATCGCCTGCGAGGCCCCCGTGCTGGCCGCCCCGGCCATGAACAGCGCCATGTGGGCCGCCCCGGCGGTGCGTCGCAACTGGCGGGAGCTGCAGGGCTGGGAGCGGGTGCTGCCCCTGGAGCCGGGCAGCGGCCTGCTCGCCTGCGACCGGGTCGGAGATGGCCGCATGGCCGCCCCGGAGCTGCTGCTGCTGGCGCTGGAGTCGCTGCTGGTGGCCGGCTGCCGCCGCGACTGGCGGGGGCGCCGCCTGCTGGTGAGTGCCGGCCCCACCCGGGAGCCCCTGGATCCGGCCCGTTGCCTCACCAACCCCAGCACCGGCCGCATGGGCGTGCTGCTGGCCCAGGCCGCCCGCCTGCGCGGCGCCACCGTCGATCTGGTGCATGGTCCGCTGGCGGTCGATCCGGCCTGGCTGGAGGGCCTGCAGTGCCACGCCGTCGTCACGGCGGCCGAGATGGAAGCGGCGCTGGAGCGGCTGCAGGGCGGTGCCGATGCCATCGCCATGGCCGCCGCCGTCGCCGACCACCGCCGCCGCGCCCCGCAGGCCGCCAAGCTCCCAAAGCAGGCCCTGGCGGAGGCGCTTCGCAGCGAATGGGAGGCGGTGCCCGATCTGCTGGCGGGCCTGGTGCAACGCCGTCCGCCGGCTCAGGCGATCCTGGGGTTCGCGGCCCAGAGCGGCGAGGTGCTCCAGGAGGCACAGGCCAAGTTCGCACGCAAAGGCTGCGACCTGCTGTTCGCCAATCCGATCGATCGCGCCGGTGCGGGGTTCGGGGCCGCCAGCAACGAGGGCTGGCTGCTCGGCCCCAGGGAGCGGCAGCGCCACTTCGGCCCCACCGGCAAACTGGCCCTGGCCCACGCGCTGCTGTCGGCGCTGGCCGAGGCGATGGCGCTCAGGGCTCCGGTTCAGGCGACAGCAGATCCATGA
- a CDS encoding PCP reductase family protein, with translation MSAAMNWSSDAEASLKEIPFVVRPIIRRRIESMAREAGLDGVDLAFYEQAKERFGRK, from the coding sequence ATGTCCGCAGCGATGAACTGGAGCAGCGACGCGGAAGCCAGCCTCAAGGAGATCCCCTTCGTGGTGCGGCCGATCATTCGCCGGCGGATCGAATCCATGGCCCGTGAAGCCGGCCTGGATGGTGTGGATCTGGCCTTCTACGAGCAGGCCAAGGAGCGTTTCGGACGGAAGTGA
- the psbO gene encoding photosystem II manganese-stabilizing polypeptide, translating into MRFRPLLALVLALCLTLVSACSGGAKAVDRANLTYEDIHNTGLANDCPTLPDSARGTISLDPSARYQLKEICMHPSEVFVKGEPANKRQEAQFVAGKILTRFTSSLDQVYGDLAVTADGLSFKELGGIDFQPITVLLPGGEEVPFTFSSKELLASSDGTSFSTSTDLKGKYRAPSYRTSNFLDPKGRGLTTGYSSAVGLVPAGDEFSGETVKRYVDGTGTMDLSITKVDPSTGEFAGVFTAIQPSDTDMGTKAVVDVKITGELYGRLEQV; encoded by the coding sequence ATGCGTTTCCGTCCCCTGCTGGCCCTCGTGCTGGCTCTGTGCCTGACCCTGGTGTCCGCATGCAGCGGCGGGGCCAAGGCCGTTGATCGGGCCAATCTCACCTACGAAGACATCCACAACACCGGCCTGGCCAACGACTGCCCGACCCTGCCTGATTCCGCCCGCGGCACGATCTCCCTGGATCCGTCGGCCCGTTACCAGCTGAAGGAGATCTGCATGCACCCCTCCGAGGTCTTCGTGAAGGGGGAGCCCGCCAACAAGCGCCAGGAGGCCCAGTTCGTCGCCGGCAAGATCCTCACCCGCTTCACCTCCAGCCTTGATCAGGTCTATGGCGATCTCGCCGTGACAGCGGACGGCCTCAGCTTCAAGGAGCTCGGTGGCATCGACTTCCAGCCGATCACCGTGCTGCTGCCCGGTGGCGAGGAGGTGCCCTTCACCTTCTCCAGCAAGGAGTTGCTGGCCTCCTCCGATGGCACGTCGTTCTCCACCAGCACCGATCTGAAGGGCAAGTACCGCGCCCCCAGCTACCGCACCAGCAACTTCCTGGATCCCAAGGGCCGGGGCCTCACCACTGGCTACAGCAGCGCCGTGGGTCTGGTGCCCGCCGGTGATGAGTTCAGCGGGGAAACCGTCAAGCGCTACGTGGATGGCACCGGCACCATGGACCTCTCGATCACCAAGGTGGATCCCAGCACCGGGGAGTTCGCCGGCGTGTTCACCGCCATTCAGCCCTCCGACACCGACATGGGCACCAAGGCCGTCGTCGACGTCAAGATCACCGGCGAGCTCTACGGCCGTCTCGAGCAGGTCTGA
- the sat gene encoding sulfate adenylyltransferase: MTLANTAHHSDLIAPHGGSLVDLMVPTDHRDGVRAAVDRVVDCSHRNACDVELLIVGGFSPLRGFMHQEDYEAVVAGHRTTSGLLFGLPIVFDTDDGSIAVGERLLLTYQGQDLAVLTVESRWEPDKVVEAKGCYGTTSLEHPAVRMIATERGRYYLGGRLQGLALPERVFPCSTPAEVRATLPAGEDVVAFQCRNPIHRAHYELFTRALEAPNVSKGAVVLVHPTCGPTQEDDIAGEVRFATYERLAAEVANPRIRWAYLPYAMHMAGPREALQHMIIRKNYGCTHFIIGRDMAGCKSSLTGEDFYGPYEAQDFARDQATELGMETVPSLNLVYTEEEGYVTAEHAQARGLHIRKLSGTQFRQMLRGGEEIPEWFAFRSVVEVLRAAA, encoded by the coding sequence ATGACGCTCGCCAATACCGCCCATCACTCCGATCTGATCGCCCCCCATGGCGGCAGCCTCGTCGATCTGATGGTGCCGACCGACCACCGGGACGGGGTGCGTGCCGCGGTGGACCGGGTGGTGGACTGCAGTCACCGCAACGCCTGCGACGTGGAGCTGCTGATCGTGGGTGGCTTCTCGCCCCTGCGCGGCTTCATGCACCAGGAGGATTACGAGGCGGTGGTGGCGGGCCACCGCACCACCAGCGGTCTGCTGTTCGGCCTGCCGATCGTCTTCGACACCGACGACGGCAGCATCGCCGTGGGCGAGCGGCTGCTGCTCACCTACCAGGGGCAGGACCTGGCTGTCCTCACCGTGGAGAGCCGCTGGGAGCCGGACAAGGTGGTCGAGGCCAAAGGCTGCTACGGCACCACCTCCCTGGAGCACCCGGCGGTGCGCATGATCGCCACCGAGCGGGGCCGCTACTACCTGGGCGGACGCCTCCAGGGTCTGGCCCTGCCCGAGAGGGTGTTCCCCTGCAGCACGCCCGCTGAGGTGCGCGCCACCCTGCCGGCGGGCGAGGACGTGGTGGCCTTCCAGTGCCGCAACCCCATCCACCGGGCCCACTACGAACTGTTCACCCGGGCCCTCGAGGCCCCCAACGTCAGCAAGGGCGCGGTGGTGCTGGTCCACCCCACCTGCGGCCCCACCCAGGAGGACGACATCGCCGGTGAGGTGCGCTTCGCCACCTATGAGCGTCTGGCGGCTGAGGTGGCCAACCCCCGCATCCGCTGGGCCTACCTCCCCTATGCGATGCACATGGCCGGCCCGCGCGAGGCCCTGCAGCACATGATCATCCGCAAGAACTACGGCTGCACCCACTTCATCATCGGCCGCGACATGGCGGGCTGCAAATCGTCCCTGACCGGGGAGGATTTCTATGGCCCCTACGAGGCCCAGGACTTCGCCCGCGACCAGGCCACCGAACTCGGCATGGAAACCGTGCCGTCGCTCAACCTCGTGTACACCGAGGAGGAGGGCTACGTCACCGCCGAGCATGCCCAGGCCCGGGGGCTGCACATCCGCAAGCTGAGCGGCACCCAGTTCCGCCAGATGCTGCGCGGCGGCGAAGAGATCCCAGAATGGTTCGCCTTCCGTAGCGTGGTGGAGGTGCTCAGGGCCGCAGCCTGA
- the ftsH3 gene encoding ATP-dependent zinc metalloprotease FtsH3 has protein sequence MKKRWRNAGLYVLLVIVMIAVGTAFLERPDPARAPRTLRYSDFVEAVQSNEISRVLISPDRGTAQVVENDGQRAVVNLAPDKDLLKLLTDHNVDIAVQPNREPAAWQQAIGSLIFPLLLLGGLFFLLRRAQGGGGNPAMNFGKSKARVQMEPQTQVTFGDVAGIEGAKLELTEVVDFLKNPDRFTAVGAKIPKGVLLVGPPGTGKTLLAKAVAGEAGVPFFSISGSEFVEMFVGVGASRVRDLFEQAKKNAPCIVFIDEIDAVGRQRGAGLGGGNDEREQTLNQLLTEMDGFEGNTGIIIVAATNRPDVLDSALMRPGRFDRQVVVDRPDYAGRLQILGVHARGKTLAKDVDLDKVARRTPGFTGADLANLLNEAAILAARRQLTEVSMDEVNDAIERVMAGPEKKDRVMSERRKRLVAYHESGHALVGALMPDYDPVQKISIIPRGQAGGLTFFTPSEERMESGLYSRSYLQNQMAVALGGRVAEEIVYGEDEVTTGASNDLQQVARVARQMVTRFGMSDRLGPVALGRAQGGMFLGRDIAAERDFSEDTAAAIDEEVSQLVADAYRRATDVLLANRAVLDELAEILVEKETVDAEELQELLISRNVTVAAYV, from the coding sequence GTGAAGAAACGCTGGCGCAACGCGGGGCTCTACGTGCTCCTGGTGATCGTGATGATCGCGGTGGGCACCGCCTTCCTGGAGCGTCCTGACCCGGCCCGGGCCCCCCGCACCCTGCGTTACAGCGATTTCGTCGAGGCCGTGCAGTCCAACGAGATCTCCCGGGTGCTGATCTCCCCCGACCGCGGCACCGCCCAGGTGGTGGAGAACGACGGCCAGCGCGCCGTGGTGAACCTCGCCCCCGACAAGGACCTGCTCAAGCTGCTCACCGACCACAACGTCGACATCGCCGTGCAGCCCAACCGGGAGCCGGCGGCCTGGCAGCAGGCGATCGGCAGCCTGATCTTCCCGCTGCTGCTGCTTGGCGGGCTGTTCTTCCTGCTGCGCCGCGCCCAGGGCGGCGGCGGCAACCCGGCCATGAACTTCGGCAAGAGCAAGGCCCGGGTGCAGATGGAACCCCAGACCCAGGTCACCTTCGGTGATGTGGCCGGTATCGAGGGCGCCAAGCTCGAGCTCACCGAGGTGGTCGACTTCCTCAAGAACCCCGACCGCTTCACGGCAGTGGGGGCCAAGATCCCCAAAGGTGTGTTGCTGGTGGGCCCCCCCGGCACCGGCAAGACCCTGCTCGCCAAGGCCGTGGCCGGTGAAGCGGGTGTGCCCTTCTTCTCGATCTCCGGTTCGGAGTTCGTGGAGATGTTCGTGGGCGTGGGCGCCAGCCGCGTTCGCGATCTGTTCGAGCAGGCCAAGAAGAATGCCCCCTGCATCGTCTTCATCGATGAGATCGATGCCGTGGGCCGTCAGCGTGGCGCTGGCCTCGGCGGCGGCAACGACGAACGCGAGCAGACCCTCAACCAGCTGCTCACCGAGATGGACGGCTTCGAGGGCAACACCGGCATCATCATCGTGGCGGCCACCAACCGCCCCGATGTGCTCGATTCGGCCCTGATGCGGCCGGGCCGTTTCGACCGCCAGGTGGTGGTCGACCGTCCCGACTACGCCGGCCGGCTGCAGATCCTCGGCGTCCATGCCCGCGGCAAGACCCTCGCCAAGGATGTGGACCTCGACAAGGTGGCCCGCCGCACCCCCGGCTTCACCGGGGCCGACCTGGCCAACCTGCTCAACGAAGCGGCGATCCTCGCCGCCCGGCGCCAGCTGACCGAGGTGTCGATGGATGAGGTCAATGACGCCATCGAGCGGGTCATGGCCGGCCCCGAGAAGAAGGATCGGGTGATGAGCGAGCGGCGCAAGCGCCTGGTGGCCTACCACGAGTCCGGCCACGCCCTGGTCGGGGCCCTGATGCCCGATTACGACCCCGTCCAGAAGATCAGCATCATTCCCCGTGGCCAGGCCGGCGGTCTCACCTTCTTCACCCCCAGCGAAGAGCGGATGGAGTCGGGCCTGTACTCCCGTTCCTACCTGCAGAACCAGATGGCCGTCGCCCTGGGTGGCCGCGTCGCCGAGGAAATCGTCTATGGCGAAGATGAAGTCACCACCGGCGCCTCCAACGACCTCCAGCAGGTGGCCCGCGTCGCCCGCCAGATGGTCACCCGCTTCGGCATGAGCGACCGCCTCGGCCCGGTGGCCCTCGGCCGTGCCCAGGGCGGCATGTTCCTCGGTCGCGACATCGCAGCCGAGCGCGATTTCTCCGAGGACACCGCCGCCGCCATCGACGAGGAGGTGTCCCAGCTGGTGGCGGATGCCTACCGCCGCGCCACCGATGTGCTGCTCGCCAACCGGGCCGTGCTCGATGAGCTGGCCGAGATCCTGGTGGAGAAGGAGACGGTGGATGCCGAGGAGCTCCAGGAGCTGCTGATCTCCCGCAACGTCACGGTGGCGGCCTACGTCTAG